The genomic stretch AATTCATCGCAAATTGGGCACGCACATATCCAAGGTGAAGTCGCTGAGTATGGATTCCTGGACAAACGAGCAAGTCGACGTGAGTGAATACCGTACTCTGTGTTTGAGCTCGTGAACGTCTTTGATGCTGATTTGGTTTGGATAAAGCATATGAAAAAGGTGGGCAACAATGCTTCTAACAAAATATATAACCCCGAGAACAAGGAGGCGTCGATCCCCATCGATGTAGACGAAGCAGACTCGGCAATGGAGAGATTCATCAGGCAAAAATACGTCACCAACGCTGGTCAGGGTGGCAGGCTCAAGAAACCACAGCTGGAAGAAGGCATTCCGCCACCGCTCCCACCCAAGAATTCCAAGTTCGGGTTCAGGTCGGCTTCGTCGATATTCCCACTATCTTCCCGGGCGAagaaagaggccaaggcagccGCTGCGCAGGAACTTGCGAATTCCGGTTCCGGCCATTCATCGAACCATGCAAACAAGCAATCGAAAGTCTTTGGAGCCGCCGTGGATTACGGCCAGGGCGATACGGATAAGAAGCTGGCGAGACTACGAGACATGGGCTTCCAAGACGATCACAGAAACGCAACGATTCTGAGAGGAGTAAACGGCAACTTGGAGCGCGCTGTCGAGGCGCTCGTTCGTCTTGGCGAGGGCGATGGACAATCTCCTGGGCCCGTTCCGCCAGCAGCTGAACGAACATTGCGAACTTCAAGGTCATTGACGCCCGTGGGTTCGAACCCTGTAGGCCTCAACCTAGGCTTGAGCGTAACGCACAAGGACGCGACTCTAGAACGACCGAcgacggcaacggcagcGTCCACAAACCCCTTTGACATCTTCCCGCCGGCCCAGCCGCAGACAGCCCATTCTACTGGAACGCTTCAAACCAACAACCCTTTTATAACGTCGACGAATCCCTACGGAGCTCCGGCACAGCAGGCCAACCTTGTCACCCAAGCGTTCCAGAACATGTCTTtgtctccagcagctcaatcGCTGTTCCCTCATCACACTGGCGGAGTCatctcgccgccgcagcatcatcaataCTCGCTGTATCAGCCACAGCAAGCTGCCCAGCCAATTCCTCAGCAATACCAGAGTCTAGGCTTTCAAAGCAGCATGTCGTACCCCCAACCTGCTGCGCAACCCCTAGCACCTCAACAAACGGGCTATAATCCGTTCTTCACGCAGACGCAGCCCACAtttcagcaacagcaactgcagcagcagcagcaacaacaacaaccgCAGCAGGCGCCGCAGCAAAGTCTGTCATTAAATACTAGTCAGGCTGCGCCATATGGGAATAATCCATTCACACGGTCCCCGACTAGGATATCCTCGCCCTCTCTCACACAGATCCCGGAGCAATCTCTGCCTACCATGTTCCAGAGTCCTATGCCACTTCAGCCTCATTTGACCGGGACAAACCCCTTTTTGAACAATGGCGTacagtaccagcagcagcagcagcaacagcaacaacaacagcagcctcaatACTTTggtcagcagcaacagcaacctCAGTTCTttggacagcagcagcagtactaTCAGCCTCAGCGTCAGGACAAGGCCTCGATCCTGGCTCTATATGGCCAACCGCAGGCAGCACGCCCTACTGCCTCCGAGCCTAACATGCATGCACAACCACCAGCCATTCCCGAGGACAGGGTTATGCCAGCTCAGCCAATGCAGACCATGCCCATGCAGTCCGCGGCGGCTCCGGCACAGTCACCCTTGGTCTCCTCGCAGCCCACTGCAGGTAACAACAACCCGTTCATGAAGAGCGGGCCTGCGGCGGTGGCCCCAGACCCTTTTGCCACAGATCGGAAGATTAGCAGGGAAAGCATGAATTTGGGGATGGACTTGGCATGGACAAACGGACGGCACAGCCCTGATGCCTTTGCAAGCCTCAGTGCGAGATATGgatgagggagaggaagagctggagagaatTTGTGTgatttttgctttgctttgcttgctttgctttgcttttctttttgctttaaTGTTTCCCCCTATTTAAACCAGGCGCACATGCCAAAGCAATGGGCTTGGCACATTTGTTTTATTGTATATGCTTTGTGACGATTGGGCTGCAGAGGGTCATGGAAATCTATACCTGATACGTCGTTTGGGTAGCGAGATGGATGGTCAAAGAGCCCATCTGCTTTGATGGGATGTAAGTACTGGTCATAGCATACATGAGGACATACATTTGCGGACGATGTAGGAGTCTGTACATGCAGATAttttacccttttttttaattccgTATCTGATCAAAAAACCGCTTGTTGATGCACCTGAAGAGCAAGACTAACACTCGCACTGTCCTATCGTATCACCGGGTGTATTACATTGCTGGCAAATGTATGAGTATATATGTCTCAGATTGGGCCTTGGTCGTATCTTTCGAATTACGCATCTCTGAACATCTCTGAACTCGGTGGCAAAGATATAGCCAGATGGCAGTATTGAGGCCCGATGAAGGGCAAGGCTACCTCCGTGTCTGGGCTCAGACAGATGGGTTTCAACTAGACGCAATTTATCAAGGCTTCTCGCCACTACCTACCTAGCTCTTGTCTCTAGCCCTCCCTGAAGCACGAAGAGCTAAAGCAAGGCTAGAGCTAACATACAGCTAGAGCCTCCCACAGTGATTAATCACCTTGCAGAGCAACCAGCGTCGAATACGGGAGCATGTCTGGCGCCTGTAAGCACTTTGATGCATGCAATCCACGCTCTCTGCATAACACCTACACTGCACATTAACCACCAGCCCCCTATTGCCAGATACGACTCGCTGCATACGAGGAATGTCGCCGGCCAACGCTTGGCAGCACCGCATTTCGTCATCTCCGCCTGTCAAAGCGGAAGCTCGGTGCCACGGCCAAGCAGCAAACACAGTGACGCCGTCGCACTGTCTCACCACGCAGCGTGTGCGCCCAGAGACAGTGCGCACAGGCCCGAAGCCGTGCATCAGAGCGGTCCAACATGTGGGCTTGGCGACCCGGATGATTGGCACCGAAAGCGCCGCTGAACCGCTGTAAGCGGGCTGCTAATTAATGCTCCAGAAGCGTCCAGTCAGCACTGGAGTGGAAAAAGGGAGCCACACAGGCTCCTGTTAAAGTTCGCAGCGCATCTCCTCTCCtccgctttttttttcttctcttctcttctgtcaACCTTCGGCTACACCAACCCGCATCGAACTCTTTCGACAAAACGCCCGTTCGGAGACATCCACGGAAACTGAATTGTGACATACAATCCGCAGCGCTTCGCTCAAGACTATAAAATATCGCGCTCTCCGATTCGATTCTTCGATCAGACCAAATTTTGAACGCACCGCTGCGCTGCAACACCACCGCACCAACTTCGCCACCCTCAGTCGACCTAGCTCTCAGCTCGGTATCTTCGCAGCAACTTTCCACCAGCCAGATTTCCCAGCAATCACCGTGGAACTCCATCGCAATGGCGCCAATGAGTAACCAAAGTATAAATTACAGTAGTAATTATGGCGAGGACTTGACTGCCCGCGTCAATGTCCTTGCCTCCTGCTATGTCGTGGACTCTGCCGCGAACCTCAAGGGCCTCCACTACTGCACTACGGGGGTCACAGGTATGTCTTAATTCACAGCTtcagttaaaaaaaaaatatctcAGTACACTAatcttctctcttcgctGTCTCTACAGGGGCGGAGTGGTATTCCTGAGGTCCCTTCCTCAGGCctgccttctcctccttcaagTCCCCCCCCTCGCCGCACTAACCTCGTCCAACGAGCTCGCCCTTCTTCCtaagcagaagaagcgcgaCATTCCGGGCCGCCGCCTGGAGCGACGAGGGGGGGCAGCACTCATGATCAGGGAAGAATGTGAGAGATTCTTCTGTGAGACCATGAAGACCGTGTTCCTTGGTGAGAGGAACCTGTCTACTCATGGCTCCGGCTTGACAGGTGCTTATTTGCAATCGCCGCCACCAGACAACCACCTCGCGGATCCATTCAACCAGGGCCCGGACGATGTTCCGGCTGGCCCGCGGATCGAGGCCTGGATGGAAGTCTGGGACTACGCCGGTGGAGCGAGCTTCCGCGCCTTTGTGGCTGACGATGGGAAAGAGAAATcacttttcatcttcttcgacaCCGAGGGCGTGCTGGGAAGAGACTTGAAAAAGGCGTAAGCATATACCTCTCTTCTGTCCTATTCATGATATGATATCCGAGTGCTGACAATATCTCTCTCTGTACAGTCTTATGGCGCTCATCGAACTTGCTGATGGTCCTCTGGCATGTAGCCAGATTGTCACATGTCTTGATCGCCGCATGCCTGCGGAAAATGCTCACGACCTAATCAAGAGCCTTCAATGGGTTGGCTTCGACATGGCCACGCTGGATCACTGGGCACACGACCTGGACGTGACCAGCACCCAGTGGATCTTTATGGGTATGGAGCTTTAGTCTCCTGCACCCAAttacttcttttctttattcgCTATTTTTCTCTGCCCATTCGTCATTGAGAGAACATATTGCCTCGTTTCGTAACCGGATTGATTTCTTTTGCGACCTGCCTATTCCGTGTTTGTATGTGTTGATTGTGCATGACCAGCAGAGGGGCCAAACGGCGTTGGTAGTGATTCCGCCTGTTTCCATGGTTCTATGGGCCTAGAACGGTAATCATACTCTTCAaagttttacttttctttacGTTGGCGCTGTTGGCATTTCTGCTTGTTGGTCATTGTTGTTTTTGGTGCGACCTGCCTCTGAAAAAAGTGTCTAcattttgtttcttctgcATTTGGAGTCGCGGCTCATAAGGATTAGACTGTACTGGAGTAGTCCGGACGGGTTTAGGCCAAGCAGTTATTCAGGTAGTTGCTAGTGATGGCTTAAGAATGGAATAtttttcaagcttctttcATACATCTCCCACATAAACTATCATTAACATACAAGTATCATGTACCATATACATCTTGTGAATATTCTATAAcaacttttctctctctctgtagCCATCTCTAAATCATAGGTCTCCCTCAAATTGTCGCACCACTAAGCCCTTCTCCTGTAAGAAATCCTTGACCTGTTTTACAGTGTACTCTCCTCTGTGGAACATGCCCGCACCAAGCGCGGCATCCGTAGTAGTCTTCTCAAACACCTCCTCAAAGTGGCCCGGGTTACCAGCACCGCTCGACGCAATGACGGGAATCTTGACGGCCTTCTTCACCTGCTCGATGAGCTCAAGGTCGAAGCCGCTGTTTGTGCCGTCCTTGTCAATGCAGTTGAGCAGAATCTCGCCGGCGCCCATGGCCTCGACGGCCTGCGTGAGCTCCACGACGTCCATGTCGCGGGTCTCGCGGCCGCCCTTGATGGTGCAGGCGTACCAGCAAAAGGCCTCGCCCTTGGGGCCGGGGAACTttgtgttgatgatggcgtggCGGGTGGCGTCGAGCTTGGGGACGTAGACGCGCTTGGGGTCGAtgctgacgacgacggctTGTCTGCCGTAGGCGCGGGAGATTTGCTCAATGGCCGTGTTGCCGAAGAGCTTCTTGCCGAGGGAGTAGTATTCTTCGGCGGCGAGTACGGCATCGGAGCCGATGGAGACCTTGTCGGCGCCGGATTTGAAGTACATGGTGGCGATGTCCAGGGCCGAGACCTTGGTGCCGTCGATGTCGACGGTATCGCGGATTCCACCACCGATGGTGAGCGGTACGAAGACGGTCTGTGAGGTCTGTCGAAGAACCTCCAGCATGGGGAGATCGGCGAGAGGGCAGTCCCGGAAGGAGGTGATGTTGAGGAAGGTGACTTCATCGGCGCCGGATTCGTAGtacttcttggccatctccaCGGGCTTGCCCAAGTTTCGGACATTGCGGTCAGCTCCCTTTTCACGGACATCGTACTGGTCACCCTTTGTGACGACCAGATCGCCCTGGTCATTTGTTCGGACGTCGAGACAGGCAATGAGTCGGCGAGTGAGGCCGTCCTTGAGCTCGGTTGACGCCGCGCCGGATGGCATGACGGCTCCGAGGTTTTGCGCTCCAGAGCCCGTCAAAAAGGCCCGAATCGTTCGGAGGCCAGCAACGCCTGACTTTTCGGGGTGGAATTGGGTGGCATAGATGTTGCCCTTTGCAATGGCGCCGACAAAAGTCTCGTTTCCGTAGGTTCCCGTCGCAACTGTCCAGCCCTGGGCTTCGAAGTCGGCCTTGTTGTAGGGGGGATTTGTAAGTGTGGACGTAGTAGTATTTTGAGTCTGGGCTCAGGTCGTACATGACCTTGCCTCCAGTGTTGGCGTTGTTCCATCCAATGTGCGGTACTGACTTGTCCGAGTCATCAAACTCTGTGAGTTTGGAAGAAACCAGGCCGAGTCCGGGAACCTCAGGATCCTCTTCTGAACCTTCAAAGAGGGCTTGAAGGCCGACACAGATGCCCATGAATGGTTTGCCGGCATCAATGTGCTTTTTAATGGCAGGCAAATAGCCcgcctggccaagctgggtCATACAGTGGCCGAAGTGGCCGACGCCAGGCAGAATGAGTTTCTGTCAGGAATAGGTGAGTCAAGCGGCCCAATATCTGAGACTGGTTTGAAAGGGCCATCCAAACAAACCTCTGCCCGGGGCACATCTTCGGGAGATCTGATCCAGTCAACCTCGTAGCCAAGCTTCTCAATGGCATTGACCAGACTGCGGATATTGCCGGCCACGTAATCCAGGAGGTGAACCGTGGGCATCTTGCCCGCTGCTGTTTTGCAAAAAAACGTTCCGCGGGGTTCTGGGAATAAGTGAGATGCGAAGGGTCGAAGGGTTCAGCCCCGTTGGTTTGTATACGAGGAGCGAGACGCCGCACTGGACTGGTGCTGAAACTTTAAGATTGGCAAGATTTCTAGTTAATATACTCCTCTCTTGCAATTTGTGAGTCAAACAGGAGTCTGAGTTAAAGAGTCAACCTACGATGGAGTGAGTCTCGAATTTCTTATCGTAGCCCTGATAACGGCACTTGAGAGCGATAGCGGGGTCTAGTCTTGATCAGTCGCGCGCTAAACCAGAAACGGGCGGCGTAGGGTCGTATTGGACTTGTCAAGCTTCAGCCCGCCAAAGCTATTCCTGCATCTGCAAAAGCTCTTTTTGCTCTACGTAATGGAGGCTCTGGCTGGAGGCCCGGCCTGACTCACGCGTTTCGCGGATTTCAATTGAAGTTCGAAGCCAGACGAGGAACTTCTTCAATCTACTAAACATTAAGCGCAATATCGCAGTCGATTTCCCAGCCGTGCTATTCCATGGCAagggtacatgtacgctGTATCCACCATGGCAGCCGCAGCGTCAACCTCAGAACCAGTGGCggcaaaaacaacaaagtCTCCATGGCTAGACGAGGAACCTGGAGCTTTGCATGTCGACAAGGTCTTGGAACAGGTCTCACAGGATGACCAGGACGAATGGGAATACGAATACTCCACGACCGAGACGGAAGTAAGATCTCATGCTGCTACACAATGAGGATTTCTCATTTGCGAATGCTAAATCATTCTGCTCTTTAGGTCTACTATCTAACGCTTGATCTATCATATCCCGAGTTCAAAGAGCGCCCAGCAAAGGCCCATCATCACAGCCGGGGAGGATATTACAAGAATTGGTCCGATCAGTACGCTGATAACAATAACGCAGACGTCAAGCACGATAAACAAGTTGTTGGCCCACACGACTCAGGTCAGAACGAGAATAACAACGACGGAGACGACGACCAGGGCAACAGTGGGGCCCCAGAacctgaagaagaaattcaagaagaagatgcacctggggaagaagaggaaaatgaagaggacgCCAATATAGATCCTCGTCTAAGAGCGATTAGCAACCCTGCGAAAGTGGCGAAGCCagtgaagaaggacaaggggaaaggaaaagagagagaagatgcgGCTACGAAAGAGGCGGCCGAGCCAACAGCAGATGATAAAGAGTCCAGCGAGCCTCTGGAAGAGATCCAGATACTGGAACTCCACTCTCGCAACCCGATTATATCCTACAGAGGCCGAGTGTTTGAGGGTCAATGGGCAGAAGTAATCGGAACAGAGGCAATCTTGGCAGATCGCGAGGCCAACAATGCCACCCAGCTACCCGCCCTTCGCCATCTTCCTGGCGGTGTAGATATGCTTGGGGCCAGTTCCTCCCGTATCCTGACCACTGAAAAGACTTTGAAGTCCAAAGTGGCACAAAAGGACTCATTAAAGGCTATTCGTGAGGAGTGGAACATTCGCATTCCTCCTGGGAAAGATAGAACAGGCGAGAGGGCGCAACAGCTGCGCTTCCTGGAGAATCTTATCGCcctcaagaagaaaaggggcaACGAAGATGAAGTTACCGTTTATGCGGTGGATGGCGCTGGAAAGGACTTTGATGACAGAAAGGGGCCTGATTTCAAACCTAGGAGGAAAAAGCCCAGTCTTGGTGTGGAACAGAACAACGGTGCTAGCCAGAGCGACAGAAGGGAACATCAATATACAAGACGGAGTCAGGGCCGCCAAGCAGGCAGGCGAAAGAGGGTTTCTGCTATCAGAGGCACATCGGCAGCAACAGACAGGGGCGTTGTCCCCACTCCCGACTCAACTACTCTATCTACGCCAACGCCGGGCCATTGGGATGAACTCTTGGGAATACAAGGGGACGAAGATGACAATAATAATGACAGCCTCAGTGACATCGATGAGGACAGCGACGCACCGGCAAGAATGCGTGTTGGTtttgatgacgaagatgaggatgacgatgaagacgaggatgacgaagaggatgaagatgacggagATGTGATGATGCTTGGCTAGGGTTGATACGGAGAGCAGCGCTATCAGACTCTGAAAATAATACCCATTACAGTTTACTTGCACGAGTTCATCCAATCTCAACAACAAGCGACTGAGAGTTCGTTGTCCGCATCGCATATAATAGGAAAGATATCCATTGAGGTATTCGGCATAGTGCTTCAACAGCTCCACTAACCATAATACGAAAAGAAATATACGtaaaagaagccaaaaagcaaaaacatATAACAGCCGGTGTTCACTAATGGTCACCCACCTAACTACAGGTAGGTAGGCATACGTGTACTTTAAGGAAATTGGTAGAATCTTAACGGGCAAGGCTTGCAGAACAGCCAGAGGCTTCTACCTACATCCAAATATAGtatatcctcttcatcttatTCTTATCTTTGTTACATGCCATCTCCCTCAACGCATAACTACACACACATTGGGGAGAACTCCAGATTGACGCTTTTCCAACTTAATAGCCACCCATATTTAATTTGGCGGTAGAGAAGAGAATACACTCTTTCTCCAGGGGCATTGAGGCAGACTTGCGCGCTAAAGACTGTCTGATGCTGGCTATGCGTGGTGCTGGGGGGGGGCCGAAATAGCATCTGGAATGACCACGCCGGAGATTGAGACTATAAAGACACGATTGCAGCAATCCCAAGACTACTATCAGCCTGCTGACCTTGAGTTCAAGCAGTgattaactaaaaaaaaaaaggccagcaTGTATAGGGAGGCGTGTCCAGATTTGCTTTCCTCTCCAAGGTTCTTTGTCCAAGGCGAGACGATGGTGACGAAATACATGAAAGATTACGCCCACCCAAAATTAGCATGTAACCGGCCAGTAACATTTATTCCCTCCCCAACGCCCCCTTCTATTTCCCTCCAACCTTACCAATGTCCAAAGATGGGTAGCCGCCTAATAGAGGGATATGACGAAGGCTATTGAGATCTAAGGGACATGGGCGATGATGATTTACATCTGAGCCTACCAGCGCGTTATGGGATACTAATAGTATAAGCACTAACCAGCTTAACTGTAGACCTCTGAACTAGAGACAATAATGACCATTAGTTATCAGGAGGTGCACCTTCCGAAGGACCCAAGGAGGTCCTCATTGACTGCTGAGTCTCCAGAGAATGGCAAGGAATCTTAGAATAGACAGAGTGGCTAGTGGCCAAAGAATAATAAGATAACTGCTATTGATGTGGTAGTGTTGTGTTGTGGTGGGAATGAAggataaaaagagaaacggTGGACGATGTTTATCTTAAATCCTGCGCCTAGAGGTTGTTCCTTCCATCTTTACAAGTTCCCTCGATCTTTCTAAACACTTGAACCTTTTATATCTGATAATCAACCATCTACTGTTTATGGAGTCTCTTTCTCCGGACGGAATCAGAATGGAAGAGAATCCTCGCATCACCATAACTTCGGCTCTCCATCacatttatataaaactacctaggtagttcGCTGAGCCGCTCTCCATTAGCTATATTTCCCTTATGAACGGCCCATTTAGCAACTGTCAGAGAACACCGGTTGTTGTTATTGTATACGCTTGCTATCTATAAAAGTTTTTCACCCATGCAGTTCTTGCTACTTACTTACCTTACATGATCAACAAGGAGATTAGGAATATAGAGTGCACTTAAAAAGTCATACTTTAATAGGGAAACAGTGTCATCAGGCAACCAGTACTCTATAATTGGTTAATTAAATCGGGATACCATCACCAGCCACACCGCCCTCTCATTGGCTACGGATGATAGTCAAAACAATGAACAATAGTAGGGATCCAATAGATGGCGGGTGCATGGCTAGCACTCCAACGTGACTACAGGTGTATATAGCATCGCCGTTATCGCTATTCTCACCCTTCGCTTCCGGGTAAATACCTGGTAGTCGATTTAAACAAGTCATGTGTGACAGTAAGCGAGTTGAAGATATAGCCTTGCATAATAAACAACTATATCGCGACGGGGCAGCGCTGGCCATTGGGCGATGCCATGTGGTGGTCTAGACAAGAGTGGTTGGCCAATGAGCTCTGGGCTACTGCACGGCTTGGAGATTTAGAACACAGCGGCAGCGGGACGATCTCTTGGCCGTTGAATATCAAGGGTTCACGGGATTGATCTATTTAGTAGGCGAGGCTAATATTGTACATGGTTGGCACGTTGTTGGCTTAATGGAGCCAGCTGCCCATGCTTTAGGATGATGCCCATTTGCCGCATGCTTATGGGACACACTGCCATTGGCTAGAGCTAGAAATGCGTGGTAGGGTGGAAGAAACGTCTGAATCGCGGAATTTGAAAAATAAGTCCAGATGCCATTCGCAATGGTGGTTTCAACCTGGGCATGGATACGGACACGATCAACGCAGATCCCAGTCTGGATGTGCGAAAATCTGTCTCATGGTCGAAGTACAGAGACTTTGATCATCTTGATATAGAGCCAAAAAGAGAACCCCGAGAGGACTGTCTTAGTGCGCATTAGCTTACGAGTACGACGCAGTCTACTATAGGGCCGAGTTCATCTTCACATTTGTCTGGTCTTCAATCCCGATATTTGAAGCGTATTTTATTTGAAGCGTGTATGCACGATCTAGCCATGAGATGAAGGTACCGATTGCCATTGCTAGATACCATTACGGGCCGCGGCAATGAATCTATAAACAGCAGAGGCTGAGCATGGCCGCGCAACAAGTAAGCAGGCCGTTTACACGTAAACACTAAGCCTGGGTGGTATGCAAACTAAGGTTCGCGGCTGCTTACACGGAGGCTGGTACCTGAGCttatagaaaaaaataatgaaAAGGTCGGGATTATAAAGTGGTGTCCgtgatgagaaaaaaaattctacAAGTAGAGGTTCCCAATGGAAGTGAGCACACCAGTGAGTGTCTGGCGAAATGCCTCAAAGGAACTGCAACAGCATTCGCTGTCACCTGTCTAGTATGACTTGGGTCGAATTAGCCGTCGTCGGAGTCGTGGTGTTCGTTTCTCTTTGGTCTTCACACCCTGCTTGTGATTCATGCATGAATGACGTACCCATCTGCTTTAGATTTCTGGGAGTATTACATGATGTGGTGGAGGCGGAAGAACGTGGAACTccggacgaggccgaggaatATACGGATTAACCCGACGAGAAATAGAGAACTCAAGGAACAGACGCACCAAGAGCAAATACAGGTAAATAGCAGCAATACTGAGTACTAATTACAATTCAACGGATATGATGAAAGTACATGGCAAATCAATTGAAATGCGTCCATCGAACGACCAGTTACGTTTGCAGGGTAAGGTAGCCGGCACACTACGTGTACTGCAGTAGGTTAATATGACGAACCTTCTGGAGAAGGCTCTCGGGGAGTGCGGCTAGCGGGGAGAGTTCATGTAGACAGAGAGGTGGGGTCTGCGGAAGTGGGCGAGGATGTGAGGCAGAAGCGGAAACTCGCAAAGTGTCGGGAGGAGCGAGAACAAGCATTTTAGCTGATTCGGATTTCATGCGGCAAGTTGATCTACTGGGTATTGGGCTCTGGGTTGGTTTGCAGGATATACTGcctactagcagcagcagaaacaggACCGGCGCACTCTAGACTGCCGAGCAGTACCGCTACTTGGAGGCACAAGTGCCAAAGTGCTTACTTGAGGTGAGTAAGgaaggagagaaggagggcaGTCGTGGCGCCGATGCATGCGGGCCTTGGCAGCCCAGAAAGCGGAATCATTGGCCACACAAGGGGGCAGGCGCGGCACCCAAGCCTTGGCTTCCTGTCAGGGCGGCTCAGCCGGACAGTCCTTGCAGAGTTTGGGGGGTCCACGCGCCTTGCTGGCTTCGTACTCGGACTCAggcgctgggctggggcGGTCAGGCATCGCTGCCAGGTAGCGGTACacggcctgcagctgcagcgtaTGGCTTCTAGCGTCCCAGCGCTCCGAGCGATGCCGAGTCCACTAAAGCACGCGCCTGGAGCCAACCACGTTGCCGCGTGGCGCACGATTCGGCCATGTAGCCCAGCGCTGGCCAAGTACCGCTACCTCTGGCCATTCTCGAATCGCCCTGGCCCTATTCTCATCGCCCGTACCGCTACGCCTGGCCGGTGCCGGGGTGGAGGAGCGGGCCACCTGCCGCCCAAATGCCTGCATGTACCTGGACTCTTGCGGGCACAAGTACCGCGACCTGCAACAGCCACACCCTCTGCTAAACCAGATCTTTGCATTCTTGAGCCGGGCctcttttgacttttttttattcttgttgctcttctATTTCATATCTGCCCTCTCCTCCCCGCCTCCACTGTGATCTCGCTTGCGAATAGCTCGATCATGTCGCCAGGGGCGCCGTGACAAACCTCTTCCGCAGCgactcttttctcctttgtgATGCACTTATAATAACAACTGCGCCTTGCATTCCTAATCATCCTCCTCGG from Trichoderma atroviride chromosome 3, complete sequence encodes the following:
- a CDS encoding uncharacterized protein (EggNog:ENOG41), with protein sequence MAPMSNQSINYSSNYGEDLTARVNVLASCYVVDSAANLKGLHYCTTGVTGAEWYS
- a CDS encoding uncharacterized protein (EggNog:ENOG41), producing the protein MIREECERFFCETMKTVFLGERNLSTHGSGLTGAYLQSPPPDNHLADPFNQGPDDVPAGPRIEAWMEVWDYAGGASFRAFVADDGKEKSLFIFFDTEGVLGRDLKKALMALIELADGPLACSQIVTCLDRRMPAENAHDLIKSLQWVGFDMATLDHWAHDLDVTSTQWIFMGMEL
- a CDS encoding uncharacterized protein (EggNog:ENOG41), yielding MYAVSTMAAAASTSEPVAAKTTKSPWLDEEPGALHVDKVLEQVSQDDQDEWEYEYSTTETEVYYLTLDLSYPEFKERPAKAHHHSRGGYYKNWSDQYADNNNADVKHDKQVVGPHDSGQNENNNDGDDDQGNSGAPEPEEEIQEEDAPGEEEENEEDANIDPRLRAISNPAKVAKPVKKDKGKGKEREDAATKEAAEPTADDKESSEPLEEIQILELHSRNPIISYRGRVFEGQWAEVIGTEAILADREANNATQLPALRHLPGGVDMLGASSSRILTTEKTLKSKVAQKDSLKAIREEWNIRIPPGKDRTGERAQQLRFLENLIALKKKRGNEDEVTVYAVDGAGKDFDDRKGPDFKPRRKKPSLGVEQNNGASQSDRREHQYTRRSQGRQAGRRKRVSAIRGTSAATDRGVVPTPDSTTLSTPTPGHWDELLGIQGDEDDNNNDSLSDIDEDSDAPARMRVGFDDEDEDDDEDEDDEEDEDDGDVMMLG